The Amycolatopsis methanolica 239 nucleotide sequence GCCTCATCCGCGCCGTCACCGAGAACCGGAGACAGCCCGCGGCAACCCTCCTCGGCCCCGGTGACGACGCCGCCGTCGTCGCCGCGCCGGACGGGCGGGTCGTCGCCACCACCGACGTCCTGGTGCAGGGCGTGCACTTCCGCCTGGACTGGTCCACTCCGGACCAGGTCGGGCGCAAGGCGGTGGCGGAGAACTTCGCCGACGTGGCCGCGATGGGCGCGGTGCCCACAGCCGTCCTCGTCGGGCTCGCCTGCCCGCCGGACACCCCCGCGAAGGTGGTCCGGGAACTCAGCGACGGCCTGTGGGCGGAAGCGCAACGCGCCGGGGCGGGGGTCGTCGGCGGCGACATGGTGCGGGCGGACCAGCTGGTGGTGAGCATCACGGCACTGGGCGACCTGCAGGGACGTGAACCGGTGACGCGCTCCGGCGCGCGGCCGGGCGACATCGTCGCGGTGTCCGGGCGGCTGGGCTGGGCCGCGGCCGGCCTGGCCACGCTCGGCCGCGGGTTCCGCTCGCCGGTCGCGGTCGTCAACGCCCAGCGCGCGCCGGAACCGGACTACGCCGCCGGGCCCGCGGCCGCGATCGCCGGCGCCACGTCGATGATCGACGTCTCGGACGGCCTGCTCGCCGACCTCGGGCACATCGCCGAGGCCTCGGGCGTGGGCATCGACGTCCGGACCGAGCACCTGGAGGTCGACCGGAAACTCGTCGACATCGGCACCGCGCTGGGCGCGGACCCCATGACCTGGGTGCTGACCGGCGGCGAGGACCACGCGCTGGTCGCGACGTTCCCGTCGTTCGCCGACCTGCCCGAGGGTTGGCGGCGGATCGGCGCGGTCACGATGGCCGACTCCGGCGTGACGGTCGACGGTGAGGAGTACCACGGCGAAAGTGGCTGGGAGCACTGGCGCTGAGCCCGTTACGGTGACCCGTTGTGGACCTTCGCGTGGTTGCCTACGACGATCCGGACGCGGTCAAGCTGATCGACGCCGTGCAGCAGGAGTACGTCGTGCGCTACGGCGAAACCGACGCCACCCCGGTCGATCCGGCCGAGTTCGCGCCACCGCTGGGGTTGTTCGTCGTCGGCTACCTGGACGGGGAGCCGGTCGCCTGCGGTGGCTGGCGCGTTCGCGGTGACGCCGAGGCCGAGCTGAAGCGGATGTACGTCGTGGATGCCGCGCGGGGCAAGGGTTTCGCTCGTGCCGTGCTGGCGGAGCTGGAGCGGACGGCGCTCGACGCCGGGCGCAGGCGGCTGGTGCTGGAGACCGGTCTGAAGCAGCCGGAGGCGATCGCGTTGTACCGGTCGGCGGGCTACACGGACGTGCCTGCGTTCGGCCACTACCGGGACGATCCGCTCTCGGTGTACCTGGGCAAGGACTTGGAGGCTTCGCGTGGCGATCTACGCGCTCGGTGAACTGACCCCGTCGATCCACCCCACGGCGTTCGTGCACCCGGACGCCACGGTGATCGGCGACGTGCGGATCGGGCCGAACGCGTCGGTGTGGCCGCAGACCGTGCTGCGCGGCGACAACGGCTACATCGAGATCGGCGAGCGGTCCAACGTGCAGGACGGGTGCGTGCTGCACTGCACCGCCCAGGACCCGACGGTCCTCGGCCCGTCGTCGGCGATCGGGCACGCGGTGCACGTCGAGGGCGCGCGGATCGGCAGCGGGTGCCTGATCGCGTCGGGTTCGGTGGTGCTCAACGGAAGCGTCATCGAGGACGGCGCGATGGTCGGCGCCGGGGCAGTGCTGTCGTACTCGTCGCACGTGCCGTCCGGGCACATCGCG carries:
- a CDS encoding thiamine-phosphate kinase, with the translated sequence MSTHQASDSGTVAGMGEFGLIRAVTENRRQPAATLLGPGDDAAVVAAPDGRVVATTDVLVQGVHFRLDWSTPDQVGRKAVAENFADVAAMGAVPTAVLVGLACPPDTPAKVVRELSDGLWAEAQRAGAGVVGGDMVRADQLVVSITALGDLQGREPVTRSGARPGDIVAVSGRLGWAAAGLATLGRGFRSPVAVVNAQRAPEPDYAAGPAAAIAGATSMIDVSDGLLADLGHIAEASGVGIDVRTEHLEVDRKLVDIGTALGADPMTWVLTGGEDHALVATFPSFADLPEGWRRIGAVTMADSGVTVDGEEYHGESGWEHWR
- a CDS encoding GNAT family N-acetyltransferase, which codes for MDLRVVAYDDPDAVKLIDAVQQEYVVRYGETDATPVDPAEFAPPLGLFVVGYLDGEPVACGGWRVRGDAEAELKRMYVVDAARGKGFARAVLAELERTALDAGRRRLVLETGLKQPEAIALYRSAGYTDVPAFGHYRDDPLSVYLGKDLEASRGDLRAR
- a CDS encoding gamma carbonic anhydrase family protein, translated to MAIYALGELTPSIHPTAFVHPDATVIGDVRIGPNASVWPQTVLRGDNGYIEIGERSNVQDGCVLHCTAQDPTVLGPSSAIGHAVHVEGARIGSGCLIASGSVVLNGSVIEDGAMVGAGAVLSYSSHVPSGHIALGVPAKVRENKSFGPEKIQRVVDGYVERAQWFRGALRRID